One Aegilops tauschii subsp. strangulata cultivar AL8/78 chromosome 2, Aet v6.0, whole genome shotgun sequence genomic window, aataaatcatgcaTCAACTTATAAATTGAGTAACCAAGGCAAAAATATACACATAGAAAAAAGATAAATGTACCTCACCTGAGGAACCATCATAGCACATTATAAGATCTCATGTGTAATGTGTTCACAGTTTCTGATTCACGCATTTCGACCCAACTTTCCTGCTTACAAGCAAAAGAAACCCAATAGACCAGTGTAAATTCAATAGTTGAATCAAGAGAAAACATGCATAACCACAAGCATGCTAGTGTAAAATGTATGATTCATCATTGAAATACATCTTATAATTATGAATGATACATAATTGAAATCCAATGTAAATTGATCCAACATAATTAAAGAAATGGAGAATTAGTTCTATCATGTGGCAGCATTCCAAAGTGTTAACAATCTGAGACATAAAAGCCAAACCCTACTCCTCTCATTTCTCTTATCCACCTCGACTTCCCCATTTCCGTCTCTACTCGCTAACCTTGCACCCATGCACAGGGGACACCCTCATCGTCCAGTGGAACAACCAtattattatgagtttatgaacACACATGTTTCTCCTCTACACTTCTGTTACGATCACGCATATACAAATTATACTAGCATAACCAAAAGGCCAAAAGGTAAACCTTGAAGGATCATCCTGAGCACAAGGAATGTGCGAGGCTAGATCATCAAacaaacaccacacaaaaaatgATAATTTATTCTCATATCGTACACTTTACGCATGATCCTGAACTTAATATCCAAGTATAGTACGGATCAACCAATCTACAAGAACGCAAACCCAACATTCTCCCCCACTGTGTTTATCTAGACAGTATCATTATCCTCAACACTGTAATCTGACATCCTCAAATTAGCATACATCTCTTGCAAACAAATGACATCCACCAGCAACCAGGTGTCCCCATTGCATAGCCAGATGTGAAGTTGAAAATTCCTGGAACTTTGGAATCATCATCATCAGGTGATAACTAGGTGTTCGTCTCGCCATACTCCACCCCATGTAGGTGCGGAACTGTTAAGAAACTTGAGGACCCAAAATCTAAGACAAGAGTCATTCCGGAAGCTCGGTATATATATTCTATTGCCGACAAGTAGAGGTCCTAGAAAACATGGCCAGTAGCAATAAAGGGAAGTGTGTTGTAGCCGAAGTATGCAAGAACCAAAACTGTCTTTAAACATATAAAAGTTGTACCTTGCCACACGGTGGGCGACGACAGCAAGCTTGGGGGGCTGAGGCAGCATCAGGGTGAAGAGTTAGGGTGTAGTGAGGTAGAAGTCGAGGGGGCGAGGAGGGTGCGACTTACGGAATCGGCAGAGGAAGGCAGGGTAGGAGGCGTGGAGGAACCAACGCTTGCAGACGAGGGTGGCGCCGATTAGTGTGGTGGGGAAGCCAAGGCGGACGACGATCTCAATGAGGAGGTTATTGTCGTCGAGCACCTTGGACACGGGGTCGGCAACACAAGCCTTTGATGAAATGGGATCGGCCCTGATACAACAGTAGCAGCAACAACACTATTCAAAAGTCGGTCAATTCAGCAATTTATCGctacttggggggggggggggggatggttATCGATAAGATTATGCCATATCATTATCGTTTGTCATTTGGTCTGATTTATCGCTCCGGCAAGCGATTTGTCAGGAATCTAACGATAAACCAGGCCTATTCCTAGAACATGTTTATTTGGTTTTGTGGATCTTGCTATGTAATATGTACCTCTGTTTTATTTATTTGTAATTGTACAAGGATTTAAAGGCAAGGAATCCAACATAACACTTGTGTCCAATATTAATTTTGTGTTGAATGTAGCATATTTCAGCTATGTGAACTTGAGATTGAATAAAAATGGCTGATTAATAGCCGACGGATAAAATCAATTAATCAACTAATTTTTTATTAATCTCTAATCCTCAGCGGACCAAGGTGCTAACGATAAGCGATAATTTTTATTAATCTCTAATCCTCAGCCGATCAAGGTGCTAATGATAAGCGATATCCTTAACATTCAATATTCAGTAGCAGCTACGACTGAGAAATGCAACAATCCAGCTCAAAACTGAGAAACTGCGCAAAACAATAAGAAATTAGATAAAACTGCGCAAAACAATAAGAAATTACATGTCATCGTACGTATCGTCCCTGTCTCAGCTTGTACGGCGAGTAGTATTTTCCGCAAGTGACTTTAATAGTTCGGGCTTCCTAAAACTCAGTCGATTGAGATTTACTAAGGCTTAATCGACCTTGTAGCATTTTATTCATCGTTTGCAATATTTCTTTCTACCGGTTACAACAACCGACTTGTTGGTTGTAGCATGTCGTCCATCATTAATTGTATCACGTCATCTCATCGGTTATTGATTGTATCCCGTCATCTAACGGGTTTGATGCATCCTTCATCTCACCGGTTCGACGCATCCTCCATTAACGGTTGTAGTACTTTAGTTAGAGAAGTTGTAGCATATGCATCATTGCTTGCAATATCCAGTCACGCCTTATCGTTGTGTCACAACATTTCTCATTGCTGTTTGCCGCATCCAGCCATGCCAATCGTAGCAGCACAACTACGACCGACTCCGAGTTCAATAGTTTGTACCGGGGTATGGAGCTATCAGCAGGCCTTTTAACTGAGTTGTTAAAGAAAGGTGTGGAGAAGAAGCCAGAAAAGCAATGACCTTTCCGGAATTGGAAGTATTCGTCGCCCTACCCTAAGaaagtctctctctctctctctctctctactatcTGCAGGTAAATATTTGGGGGAACTCTCCACTATCTGCACGTAAATATTTGGGGCAAATCAAGTTGGGTTTCCCGCAAGAAAATAGAAAAGAGAAGAGGTAAATTAGTAGGGGAtcgagaagaagaggaaggagataGGGTCGCCTGACCTCGAACCGCCGGTGACTGGTGGGTTGAGATCGCCCCATTCTCCGGTGGCCGTTGTGCTGAGTGGAGACTGAATGAGCTGAGCGACGCCCTCTTTGGCTAGAGGGCCGGCATGCATACGCACCACTGCGTTGCTATCCAGCTCCACATCAAGTTTGTTCACGTCCATTTCTGAGCATCTGATTTGCACGCACACCAAGCGAATAAGTACGAAGTCACAAATTTTGTGATGAAAACAGGCAAGAGCGCTCAAGTCACAAATTACTAGTACATCAAAGGTGCATTTTACAACTGACCGATACATTTTATTCGGGCACACGCATGTGGGCACAGCATACACGCGCGCGCCACCTACGACACACGGCAGGATAACTAGCCACACATAAAAAACACTAGCTGCCAGCTCCTGTCCCTCGATCATCTCACGTCTACACGTACTTGTCCGTGGTCGGGTACGCGCCGGTGCCCGGGTACGCAGGGTCGGCGGCGGCAGGAGCCGCGCCGACGGGACGGTGGTGGCCATGCGGCCCGGTGAGGGGCACGTGCGTGGCGCCGTGGCGCCCGGCCGCGGCCTCGGCGCGGTGCTCGGCCTTCTCCTGGTGCATCTCGGCCTTGGCCTGGGCCTTGTTGGCGCGCGTCTCCTCCTTGGCCATCTCCTTCTCGCCGTGCGTGGTGGCCGTGGCCTTGCCCGTCTTGCCCTGCGCCTTGGCCGTGCCCTCCTTCGCCTTCTCCTTGGCCGAGCTCACCGCGTCCTTCACCTTCACCTTGGCCGTCTGCATCCTCGCCGCTCCTTGAAAAAAAAAAAAGCTTCTTCTGCTTGCTGTGTGTATGTGCTGTTGTGTTCTTTGTGTGGGTGCTTGGGTGTCTGGGAATGTTTAGATGTCGTGGCGGTCGTGTGGTGCATTTGTAGGCGAGGATGGGTTGGGTTGGAATGGCGGCGCTGGCGCTTTGGGTTCTGCCGGAAGCGAGACGTGGGGTGGTAGGTGGCGCGCATGCGGTGGTTCCAGAGCAAGCCGGAGTTTACACGTAGCGGCGTGAGGTGGCGCCCAAGGTTGGGGCAGGCGGGCGCGTGTGCAGTGTGCTGTGTGGGGCTCTTCGAACGAGCCGCGTGCCCCTGCCGTGGGTGACGGCGGTGTGCTCATGCTGCTGATCAGTGCACGTGAACGGCATCTGGATCAACATCAAGTAAGTGTGGCTGTGCAGGTCTGGTTCCGGTGCGCGATTGCTATTGGAGGCCATACGCTGCATGTAGCGCCCATTAATCGCATCGGCCTGCAATCAGTACGGCCTTTGGGAATATATATAGGTACAGTTTATTCCAGATTTTGATATATACAAATAATTATAACAAATTAACAATCATGTATTACAGAAATATTTGCCCCTATAAAAAAGAAGTATCTATGTAAGTAAAGATaatgtttatatttttttaaatgtgtTCATGTATGTGTATTATAAAATATGTTCTTGAATTAGAAAATGAATTTTTTTTATAATTATTTATTTCATATAAAAGGTGTCTATATATGTTCAAAAGGTGTCCATGTGATTTTTAGTGTTAGTGCAACTTTAAAAGGATTTTATGTACTTAATAAAATGTTCTTGTAATTTTAAAACGTGTTTATGTATTTCAAAAAGTGTTATTGAAATTTAAAAAGTTTAATGTTTTTAAATGCTTCTGTAATTTATTTAAATTTTTCACATGGTATTTAAAATTGATGATATAAAATTATAAACTACTCGTATTTAGGAAACATGCCTAAAATTATAATTAATGTTCATCTAGTTGTACAAATTGTTCGTGTAATTTCAAAATGTGTTTGTGACTTTTATAAAACGTTATGTAATTTTAAAAGTGTTAACATGTTTAGTAAAAGTGTTATAGACTTTTCAAAAGTTAATATGAAAACATGAAATAGAAATTAAAATACATAAAAATAAACAGAGAAAAGGAAGATCACATAAACCCGGGGCAATCGGACATAAGGTGAAAAAACTAGACGCTAGTGGATCTCGGCCCATGCTTGAGCGCTTCCACATTGCATGATCGCATGATCGTGTGCAGTAGTTTCCTGTGTGCATTTTTAGGAGGGGACAAAGATATCTACCAACACAGTTAAATGGGATAATTTACAAATCATGTCGTATATGATTGAATTTATTTTATAGTATATATGTCGGGCCCGGATATTCAATTCGGCGCTCGGGCTCATCTGCACCAGGTGAATTgtaaaataaaaatatatagCAGAAAAAAATTATGCAAGATGATTTAGTGCACCAGTGCGTTCAAAGTTTTATGGCTAAATGACATTCGAGGAGCTCGTCGAGGACAAAATGACCTCCGAAGAGTGTTCTTTTCAAAAGTTTCTCACATGACAAAATTTATCTTTTTTCTAAGAGCGACTGAAATTTCTAAACTCCATGAAATTCGGAAGGGAGTTCACGCACATGAGCATCTCACAATTTTTTACTATTTTGAAGGATTTTACGGTTCACCCATGACCGTGAGTGCAGATGCACCCGAGAGCTAAAACGCCACTTCCGTAAGGGCAGTCCTTTTGTTTGTGGATAATTTATAGACGCATTGCAGATGCCTTAAGCGAGAGGAGGAAGTTGTCTCAACTCTCAACAACATTCTACTTTCTTATGGGCCGAATAGGATGCAACTAACTAAAAGTTAACCCTTGAGACGCTCCCGCTAGCAGTGGCGTAGCTTGAGCATAATCCAAGAAGTGGTCATTACTTAAAGGGGAGCAAATTTATAGGAAAGGAGGAGCTAATCTCTAATTTAAGCACTAGTTAGGCCTAATGTATACATATTCTTTGAGGAATGCaaagattgggggggggggggcatggccCCTCTTGGTCTGCATGAAGCTCTGCCACTGCCGCAGAAGTCATTATTTGGCATGGGAGCATGTTAAGTGGTCCGCCTAGCCATCGCCGCATGTCATGTGTTCGGCGCTCTCTCGGACTTTTactttttatttttccatacacATTTTTTTGGTTTTAGATACTTTTTTTTGTTCTTGCCTGATTTTCCCTAGGTTTTGAAGGGGGGGTTTGATTTTTTTTTGCTAGGAAGCAGTCTTTTCCGTAAGAGGTGCTTACGGGTCCTATGTTGTGCTTCTCCATGGGAAGCATGTGCTTCTCCAAATGGGAAAAGCAGAACTGTCTTCACCGTAAATAGGAAAACATATAGTTGTGCTTCCGTGAGAAGCACACCCTTACTTTCGTGTAAAGCACAGTCTATGAATAAAGTGAACAACACAATATGTGCTTTCAAAAAAGTGAAAATCGCAACCGTTCTTCCGGCCTCCAGTTCTTTTCATACTCTTTTTTTATTGCCGGTTTTTCAGTTTTCGTTTTTTTGTATTTTGTTTTCGCTTTttgtttcctttttattttctttttttgttgttttttcgTCGAAACCCATTAACTTGGGATCCAGTTtagaagatctcgacgcgagaaaTTCAAAGATGAAAACGGTTCGATATTTGGACGCATGATTAGGGATAAAATATTTTGAAAGAATCTTTCCatgataataaagcacggattgactctGTTGAGGCGGCGTGGCTGCTCGACGCAGAAcgaaggcggcggccggaggatgGATTCGTGTGCGAAAGGGGCTGGGGAGGCGGATCTGGAGGCGTTCGGCGAGGCGGGGTTCGCCTGTGACGAGGAGGATGGCCGGAGCGCGGCTTCCCGGGAGGATCCATAGCACCCGCAGCTCCAGGACAGAAAGGAGACACGGTGGTGAGGGAGAGAAGAAGGGAGAAAGGAGGGGCGGTGCGGTGACCTAGGCCGGAGCTCACCGGTGTCCGGCAACGGCGGACGGGCGCCACTGCTACTGCATCCCTGGTATTCCTCCTCTCACCTCTCCCGCCTTAACGACATCTGCTGCGTCGCCAAAGCCTCGGCCGCACATCACCAGCATCTCCGGCCTCGAATACTCCTGCCACTGCACCCAGAGGCCCGTCGCCATGACGGATCCAGTAAGGTGCCTCTAATGCCCGCCCTCTTCCTCATGGCACATGTGCTATTTTACTCGGAAAGGCCATTGCTCACTTTGAATTTTGGCATCAGCTCTGTTGTCGTGCTTCAGTTCTTTGCTGGAAGAACCTCAATTGTTTCTTTGCTTCGGTTGTTCTTCAATCTTAGCTCTCAATTCTCAACATATGCATTACAATATGTTTGTTGTCTATAGGGATGGAGTGAAGAAATTGGATTGGGGTCATGGAATAAATCAACTAGAGGATGCAACTCATGTTCTTGTAGGTAGTCATTCAGACATTTCTTAACTCTGCTGCAAAATCAGCTGCCACAGCTCTGCGCTGCCGGTCATGGAAACCTCTCATGTATCCCCTCTTGTCGCTTCTCACCAGCAACGTCTCTATGCCGTGGCAGCGGCGCTCCCGCCCTGACGATCGAAGCTGCtgctcccgatctattgtgtctGGGCAGTCCCAGCCACTCCTCCTTAGCAAACTTGTGCTCTTCCTTCGGCTTGCCTTCCATAGGGTCTGACACCACTTCAATTATAATCTGCAGGACATACACAAGTTGCAGACAAATCGATTGAAATAATGTGCTAAGCCTTGGGCTCCATTGCCACTTTGTCAGCTTGTTGATATTAGAGGGAGGATCAAAGGGGTGATTGGTACTTTCCCTTACAGCAGCTGGTGAAACGCAACGAATTTTCTCAACCAATGAAGCTTTCTCTGTGGTGTCCAGGTTATGAACTCCTACAATTTCAGGTGTACTGCAATCCAGGAATGCAGCAGGCCAGAACAATGGACAATGATCGTACTATGAGTGGCTAGGTATTGGCCTACCGTGGCAAGATGCCAGTGACTCTATGAGGTGTGTAAAATATGGATCTGTAAATGTCCCAGGTTTCCTTGGGGGCCAAATGCCGCAAACAGGTCAAGGTTAGTTATATTTCTCCTTTGCCATTTCTCTGGATAATCCTCTCTAGCAAGATCACTTAGGATGATATAATCTGCTATTTACTTTCTATATGATTTCAGTATGAGAACATCACTTTAGGACAATATAATAAGCTACCCATGTGATATTTACTTCCACTGCGTTTCAGCATGTTCAATCTCTGTACAAGCGCGCAAATGGACATATTTTGATTTGGCGACTTCGTGTTTTAATTGTTCTTACTGAATATTGGATCCTGGCCCTTATGTTATCTACCTGTAGTATGTTTCTAGCTGGATGTCTACTGCTTCTCTTAAGGCCACAGTAGTTTAGATCGACACTATGTATATCTAAATAACAATTTCATTTGCATCACATAACATTCTTTTTCCTGAAAAATCACGTGGTTTATTGGACTTGAATTAGCAGTGTGGTTCATGTGCACATTGTGCTTAGTAATCCTTTCTGTTATCACAAGTCGATG contains:
- the LOC109741238 gene encoding uncharacterized protein gives rise to the protein MQTAKVKVKDAVSSAKEKAKEGTAKAQGKTGKATATTHGEKEMAKEETRANKAQAKAEMHQEKAEHRAEAAAGRHGATHVPLTGPHGHHRPVGAAPAAADPAYPGTGAYPTTDKYV